A genomic region of Rhodothermales bacterium contains the following coding sequences:
- the porV gene encoding type IX secretion system outer membrane channel protein PorV — protein MSFLKHTAAKRPFPVRLTLLAVALVLSAGVLAGTAAAQVGGSAVVFLKIEPDSRAAGMGNAGVALADNASAIFWNPAGLAFQEGTEAAITHSNWLPEFNAGLFYEYLTAKHHVPGWGTFGAHLTYLFLGEHEGRDAQNNPTGTFKSYDLALGASYGVKLTERFGLGTSLRFIYSNLAPGQVVGAQETKAGVSTSFDLAGLYRTRKFNMGSTKGQLSLGFNLANMGPKIQYSDNDQADPIPTNLRLGYAFTMDFDEYNSLTLVTDFNKDLIHYSDSDSTGREADPFYKAIFSSWSPIEVQTNALNESQAELETLGVLDQMTIGAGLEYWYNNLFAIRGGYFYENPYNGNRKFMTLGSGVRYNIIGIDFSYIYALEENSPLANTMRFSLLINFGR, from the coding sequence ATGTCCTTTTTGAAGCATACAGCAGCCAAACGCCCCTTTCCGGTGCGCCTGACGCTGCTTGCTGTAGCCCTCGTGCTTTCAGCCGGAGTTCTTGCCGGCACCGCTGCTGCCCAGGTGGGCGGATCCGCGGTGGTCTTCTTGAAAATCGAGCCTGACTCCCGTGCCGCGGGTATGGGTAACGCGGGCGTCGCACTCGCTGACAACGCCAGCGCAATTTTCTGGAATCCGGCCGGACTTGCCTTCCAGGAAGGCACCGAAGCCGCGATCACGCACTCGAACTGGCTGCCGGAGTTCAATGCCGGTCTGTTCTACGAGTACCTGACCGCCAAACATCATGTCCCGGGTTGGGGCACGTTCGGCGCCCATCTGACCTACCTGTTCCTTGGGGAGCATGAGGGTCGTGATGCGCAGAACAACCCGACCGGCACGTTCAAGTCGTATGACCTGGCGCTGGGCGCGTCGTACGGCGTGAAGCTCACCGAGCGATTTGGCCTCGGTACGAGCCTGCGCTTCATCTACTCCAACCTCGCCCCCGGGCAGGTGGTAGGTGCACAGGAGACCAAGGCCGGCGTATCCACGTCGTTCGACCTCGCAGGTCTCTACAGGACGCGCAAGTTCAACATGGGCAGCACCAAAGGTCAGCTGTCTCTCGGCTTCAACCTGGCCAACATGGGCCCGAAGATCCAGTATTCGGACAACGATCAAGCGGACCCCATCCCGACCAATCTGCGCCTCGGTTACGCGTTCACCATGGACTTCGACGAGTACAACTCGCTGACCCTGGTGACGGACTTCAACAAGGACCTCATCCACTACTCGGATTCAGATTCCACCGGCCGGGAGGCGGATCCCTTCTACAAGGCCATCTTCAGTTCCTGGAGCCCGATCGAGGTCCAGACCAACGCACTGAATGAGTCGCAGGCCGAACTGGAAACGCTTGGCGTTCTCGACCAGATGACCATCGGTGCCGGTCTCGAGTACTGGTACAACAACCTGTTTGCCATTCGCGGCGGGTACTTCTACGAGAACCCGTACAACGGGAATCGGAAGTTCATGACGCTGGGCTCCGGCGTTCGATACAACATCATCGGTATCGACTTCTCCTACATCTATGCCCTCGAGGAGAACTCCCCGCTGGCAAATACAATGCGGTTCTCGCTGCTGATCAACTTCGGCCGGTAG